The following are encoded together in the Strix aluco isolate bStrAlu1 chromosome 13, bStrAlu1.hap1, whole genome shotgun sequence genome:
- the FLT4 gene encoding vascular endothelial growth factor receptor 3 isoform X4: MKRVCTLPLWLWLGIVSEADLVSSYSMTPPTLSITEEEHVINAKDMLTITCRGQHPLEWSWPGGKVDPARKEKETELVASAAPSSGRAIREEDCEGTGTKPYCKVLVLTETQANDTGYYRCYYKYIDAKIEGTTAVSTYVFVRDFEQPFINKPETLLISKKENTWVPCLVSIPDLNVTLISQNSLIHPDGKSTFWDNKKGVQVPTHLIRDSLFVQCEAVIDKKIFKSNFFIIHIAGSELYDIQLYPKKAMELLVGEKLVLNCTVWAEFNSGVRFQWTYPGKQTQRAVTEPERRSLQTHTELSSILTLHNVSQQDLGKYTCTASNGAQMLEESTDVIVHEKPFINVEWRKGPVIEATAGDEAVKLPVKVVAYPPPDFQWYKDGKLIPKQSQSSMQIKDVSEQHAGTYTLVLRNRLAGLEKHISLQLIVNVPPRIHEKEASSPSIYSRRSPQALTCTVYGIPAPEVIQWQWRPWMPCRMFSRRSLNSRHRAARRHQRDRMPECKDWKDVSQQDAVNPIESIDTWVEFVEGRNKTVSKLAIQEANVSVMYKCIASNKVGRDERLIYFYVTTIPDGFEIESQPSEEPIEGQDLQLSCNADNYTYENLQWYRLNLSKLHDEEGNPLVLDCKNVHHYATKMQGELRFQPDSNDATLLLTIPNISLGEEGDYVCEVQNRKTREKHCHKKYISVQALEIPRLKQNLTDIWVNISDSIEMRCKVDGNHIPEISWYKDEKLVEEVSGIDLADFNQRLSIQRVREEDAGLYLCSVCNAKGCVNSSASVSVEGSDDRTNVEIVILIGTGIIAVFFWILLILIFCNIKRPAHADIKTGYLSIIMDPGEVPLEEQCEYLPYDSSKWEFPRDRLRLGKVLGHGAFGKVVEASAFGINKSNSCETVAVKMLKEGATASEHKALMSELKILIHIGNHLNVVNLLGACTKPNGPLMVIVEFCKYGNLSNYLRTKREGFSPYREKSPRLRIQVQSIVEAVRADRRSRSGTSDSAIFNRFLMHKSQPAQPIQEVDDLWQSPLTMEDLICYSFQVARGMEFLASRKCIHRDLAARNILLSENNVVKICDFGLARDIYKDPDYVRKGSARLPLKWMAPESIFDKVYTTQSDVWSFGVLLWEIFSLGASPYPGVQINEEFCQRLKDGTRMRAPEYATSEIYRIMLSCWHGDPKERPTFSDLVEILGNLLQENVQQVPSSAQQNSDEEDFDMRIRCHSLAARYYNCVSFPGCLTGGNQIRCPSRIKTFEEFPMTHTMYKAHPDNQTDSGMVLASEEFERIENRHRKEGGFSSKGPSRTAELPGEQSDLRGRCRPLYVSQVGGQTFYNSEYGELSEHSEDGSCTPPGEGASPPTLHASFFSEQY, translated from the exons AGGCCAGCACCCCTTGGAGTGGTCGTGGCCCGGGGGCAAGGTGGACCCTgccaggaaggagaaggagaCTGAGTTGGTGGCCTCAGCAGCCCCCAGCAGTGGTCGGGCAATCCGAGAAGAAGATTGCGAGGGGACCGGCACGAAGCCATACTGCAAAGTCCTGGTGCTGACAGAGACCCAGGCGAATGACACAGGTTACTACCGCTGCTACTACAAGTACATTGATGCCAAAATCGAGGGCACCACAGCGGTCAGCACCTACGTGTTTGTGAGAG ATTTTGAACAGCCGTTTATCAACAAGCCGGAGACCCTCCTCATCAGCAAGAAGGAGAACACTTGGGTACCATGCCTCGTGTCCATCCCAGATCTTAACGTCACACTGATCTCG CAAAATTCCCTCATCCACCCTGACGGGAAAAGCACTTTCTGGGACAACAAGAAGGGAGTGCAGGTACCCACACACTTGATCAGGGACTCCTTGTTTGTCCAGTGTGAGGCTGTCATCGACAAGAAGATCTTCAAATCCAATTTCTTCATCATCCATATAGCAG GGAGCGAGCTGTACGATATCCAGCTGTATCCCAAGAAAGCCATGGAGCTGCTAGTGGGAGAGAAGCTGGTCTTGAACTGCACAGTGTGGGCCGAGTTCAACTCTGGTGTCCGCTTCCAGTGGACCTACCCTGGCAAACAG ACGCAGCGGGCAGTGACGGAGCCTGAGCGCCGGTCCCTGCAGACACACACGGAGCTCTCCAGTATCCTGACCCTCCACAACGTCAGCCAGCAGGACCTGGGCAAGTACACGTGCACCGCCAGCAACGGTGCCCAGATGCTGGAAGAGAGCACCGACGTCATCGTGCACG aaaagcccTTCATCAATGTAGAGTGGAGGAAGGGCCCAGTGATAGAAGCCACTGCAGGAGACGAAGCCGTGAAGCTGCCAGTGAAAGTCGTGGCTTATCCCCCACCAGACTTCCAGTG GTACAAGGACGGGAAGCTAATTCCCAAGCAATCTCAATCTTCAATGCAGATCAAGGATGTGTCGGAGCAGCACGCTGGGACATACACACTGGTTCTGCGGAACAGGCTGGCGGGGCTGGAGAAGCACATCAGCCTCCAGTTAATCGTCAATG TTCCTCCACGCATCCATGAGAAGGAAGCCTCTTCCCCCAGCATCTACTCCCGGAGGAGCCCCCAGGCCCTCACCTGCACAGTCTATGGCATCCCAGCACCGGAGGTGATCCAGTGGCAGTGGAGGCCGTGGATGCCCTGTCGGATGTTCTCCCGCCGCAGCCT CAATAGCAGGCACCGGGCAGCAAGGCGGCATCAGCGTGACCGGATGCCTGAGTGCAAGGACTGGAAAGATGTGTCGCAGCAGGATGCGGTGAACCCCATTGAGAGCATTGACACCTGGGTGGAGTTCGTGGAGGGACGGAACAAG ACAGTCAGCAAACTGGCCATCCAGGAGGCCAACGTCTCAGTCATGTACAAGTGTATCGCCTCTAATAAAGTGGGTCGAGACGAGCGGCTGATTTACTTCTACGTGACCA CCATTCCAGACGGGTTTGAGATTGAGTCCCAGCCCTCGGAAGAGCCCATAGAGGGGCAGGACCTACAGCTGAGCTGCAATGCAGACAACTACACCTATGAGAACCTGCAGTGGTATCGGCTGAACCTCTCCAAGCTCCATGACGAGGAGGGCAACCCCCTCGTGCTGGACTGCAAGAACGTCCACCACTATGCCACCAAGATGCAGGGGGAGCTGCGCTTCCAGCCCGACTCCAACGACGCGACCTTGCTGCTCACCATCCCCAACATCTCCCTGGGCGAGGAGGGAGACTATGTGTGCGAGGTGCAGAACAGGAAGACCCGGGAGAAGCACTGCCACAAGAAATACATCTCTGTGCAGG ccctggaGATCCCCCGCCTCAAGCAGAACCTGACAGACATTTGGGTGAACATCAGCGACTCCATAGAGATGCGCTGTAAGGTGGACGGCAACCACATTCCTGAAATCAGCTGGTACAAAGACGAGAAACTGGTGGAAGAAGTGTCAG GGATTGATCTGGCGGACTTCAACCAGAGGCTGAGCATTCAGAGGGTGAGGGAGGAGGATGCTGGGCTCTACCTGTGCAGCGTCTGCAACGCTAAGGGCTGTGTGAACTCCTCGGCCAGCGTCTCTGTGGAAG GCTCTGATGACAGGACCAATGTGGAGATTGTCATCCTGATTGGGACTGGGATTATCGCTGTTTTCTTCTGGATCCTCCTTATCCTTATCTTCTGTAACATCAAAAGG CCTGCCCACGCAGACATCAAGACAGGCTACCTCTCCATCATCATGGACCCTGGCGAGGTGCCCTTGGAGGAGCAGTGCGAGTACCTGCCCTATGATTCCAGCAAGTGGGAGTTCCCACGAGACCGCCTGCGCCTAG GTAAAGTCCTGGGTCACGGTGCCTTTGGGAAGGTGGTGGAAGCATCAGCATTTGGGATCAATAAAAGTAACAGCTGTGAGACTGTAGCAGTCAAAATGCTGAAAG AGGGAGCTACTGCAAGCGAGCACAAGGCACTGATGTCAGAGCTGAAGATCCTCATTCACATCGGGAATCATCTCAACGTGGTGAATTTGCTGGGTGCCTGTACAAAACCCAATG GTCCACTCATGGTTATTGTTGAGTTCTGCAAGTATGGAAACCTCTCCAACTATCTGCGGACCAAGCGGGAAGGATTCAGTCCTTACAGG GAGAAGTCTCCCAGGCTGCGTATTCAGGTCCAGTCCATCGTGGAGGCAGTGAGGGCAGACAGGAGGAGTCGTTCCGGGACTAGCGACAGCGCTATCTTCAACCGCTTTCTGATGCACAAGAGCCAGCCCGCGCAGCCGATCCAGGAAG TGGATGACTTGTGGCAAAGTCCCTTGACAATGGAAGACCTGATCTGCTACAGCTTCCAGGTAGCACGTGGCATGGAGTTTCTGGCATCCCGGAAG TGCATCCACAGAGACCTGGCAGCTCGCAATATCCTGCTGTCAGAGAACAATGTGGTAAAGATCTGTGACTTCGGCCTGGCCCGGGATATCTACAAGGACCCCGACTATGTCAGGAAAGGCAGT gCCCGTCTCCCACTGAAGTGGATGGCTCCAGAGAGCATCTTCGACAAGGTCTACACTACCCAGAGTGATGTCTGGTCCTTTGGGGTCCTCCTCTGGGAAATCTTCTCGCTAG GGGCATCTCCGTACCCTGGAGTCCAGATCAACGAGGAGTTCTGTCAGAGGCTCAAAGATGGTACCAGGATGAGAGCCCCAGAGTATGCCACATCAGAAAT TTACCGTATAATGCTGAGCTGCTGGCACGGCGATCCCAAGGAGAGACCAACCTTCTCCGACCTGGTGGAGATACTGGGGAACCTTCTTCAGGAAAACGTCCAGCAG GTGCCTTCCTCTGCCCAGCAAAACTCAGATGAAGAGGACTTTGACATGAGGATACGCTGCCACAGCCTAGCAGCAAG ATACTACAACTGTGTCTCGTTCCCTGGTTGTTTGACGGGAGGAAATCAGATCAGGTGTCCATCCAGGATAAAGACATTTGAAGAGTTTCCCATGACACATACAATGTACAAGGCACACCCG GACAATCAGACAGACAGTGGGATGGTTCTGGCATCTGAGGAATTTGAGAGGATAGAAAACCGACACAGAAAAGAAGGTGGATTCAG CAGTAAAGGGCCCAGCCGAACTGCGGAGCTGCCAGGGGAACAGTCAGACCTGCGGGGCAGGTGTCGGCCGTTGTACGTGTCCCAAGTCGGAGGCCAGACTTTTTACAACAGTGAATACGGGGAGCTGTCAGAACACTCTGAGGACGGCAGCTGCACCCCGCCTGGAGAGGGGGCCAGTCCCCCCACTCTCCACGCTTCCTTCTTCTCTGAGCAGTACTAA
- the FLT4 gene encoding vascular endothelial growth factor receptor 3 isoform X2, which yields MKRVCTLPLWLWLGIVSEADLVSSYSMTPPTLSITEEEHVINAKDMLTITCRGQHPLEWSWPGGKVDPARKEKETELVASAAPSSGRAIREEDCEGTGTKPYCKVLVLTETQANDTGYYRCYYKYIDAKIEGTTAVSTYVFVRDFEQPFINKPETLLISKKENTWVPCLVSIPDLNVTLISQNSLIHPDGKSTFWDNKKGVQVPTHLIRDSLFVQCEAVIDKKIFKSNFFIIHIAGSELYDIQLYPKKAMELLVGEKLVLNCTVWAEFNSGVRFQWTYPGKQTQRAVTEPERRSLQTHTELSSILTLHNVSQQDLGKYTCTASNGAQMLEESTDVIVHEKPFINVEWRKGPVIEATAGDEAVKLPVKVVAYPPPDFQWYKDGKLIPKQSQSSMQIKDVSEQHAGTYTLVLRNRLAGLEKHISLQLIVNVPPRIHEKEASSPSIYSRRSPQALTCTVYGIPAPEVIQWQWRPWMPCRMFSRRSLNSRHRAARRHQRDRMPECKDWKDVSQQDAVNPIESIDTWVEFVEGRNKTVSKLAIQEANVSVMYKCIASNKVGRDERLIYFYVTTIPDGFEIESQPSEEPIEGQDLQLSCNADNYTYENLQWYRLNLSKLHDEEGNPLVLDCKNVHHYATKMQGELRFQPDSNDATLLLTIPNISLGEEGDYVCEVQNRKTREKHCHKKYISVQALEIPRLKQNLTDIWVNISDSIEMRCKVDGNHIPEISWYKDEKLVEEVSGIDLADFNQRLSIQRVREEDAGLYLCSVCNAKGCVNSSASVSVEGSDDRTNVEIVILIGTGIIAVFFWILLILIFCNIKRPAHADIKTGYLSIIMDPGEVPLEEQCEYLPYDSSKWEFPRDRLRLGKVLGHGAFGKVVEASAFGINKSNSCETVAVKMLKEGATASEHKALMSELKILIHIGNHLNVVNLLGACTKPNGPLMVIVEFCKYGNLSNYLRTKREGFSPYREKSPRLRIQVQSIVEAVRADRRSRSGTSDSAIFNRFLMHKSQPAQPIQEVDDLWQSPLTMEDLICYSFQVARGMEFLASRKCIHRDLAARNILLSENNVVKICDFGLARDIYKDPDYVRKGSARLPLKWMAPESIFDKVYTTQSDVWSFGVLLWEIFSLGASPYPGVQINEEFCQRLKDGTRMRAPEYATSEIYRIMLSCWHGDPKERPTFSDLVEILGNLLQENVQQEGKDYIPLNDSHSSEDDGFSQVPSSAQQNSDEEDFDMRIRCHSLAARYYNCVSFPGCLTGGNQIRCPSRIKTFEEFPMTHTMYKAHPDNQTDSGMVLASEEFERIENRHRKEGGFSKGPSRTAELPGEQSDLRGRCRPLYVSQVGGQTFYNSEYGELSEHSEDGSCTPPGEGASPPTLHASFFSEQY from the exons AGGCCAGCACCCCTTGGAGTGGTCGTGGCCCGGGGGCAAGGTGGACCCTgccaggaaggagaaggagaCTGAGTTGGTGGCCTCAGCAGCCCCCAGCAGTGGTCGGGCAATCCGAGAAGAAGATTGCGAGGGGACCGGCACGAAGCCATACTGCAAAGTCCTGGTGCTGACAGAGACCCAGGCGAATGACACAGGTTACTACCGCTGCTACTACAAGTACATTGATGCCAAAATCGAGGGCACCACAGCGGTCAGCACCTACGTGTTTGTGAGAG ATTTTGAACAGCCGTTTATCAACAAGCCGGAGACCCTCCTCATCAGCAAGAAGGAGAACACTTGGGTACCATGCCTCGTGTCCATCCCAGATCTTAACGTCACACTGATCTCG CAAAATTCCCTCATCCACCCTGACGGGAAAAGCACTTTCTGGGACAACAAGAAGGGAGTGCAGGTACCCACACACTTGATCAGGGACTCCTTGTTTGTCCAGTGTGAGGCTGTCATCGACAAGAAGATCTTCAAATCCAATTTCTTCATCATCCATATAGCAG GGAGCGAGCTGTACGATATCCAGCTGTATCCCAAGAAAGCCATGGAGCTGCTAGTGGGAGAGAAGCTGGTCTTGAACTGCACAGTGTGGGCCGAGTTCAACTCTGGTGTCCGCTTCCAGTGGACCTACCCTGGCAAACAG ACGCAGCGGGCAGTGACGGAGCCTGAGCGCCGGTCCCTGCAGACACACACGGAGCTCTCCAGTATCCTGACCCTCCACAACGTCAGCCAGCAGGACCTGGGCAAGTACACGTGCACCGCCAGCAACGGTGCCCAGATGCTGGAAGAGAGCACCGACGTCATCGTGCACG aaaagcccTTCATCAATGTAGAGTGGAGGAAGGGCCCAGTGATAGAAGCCACTGCAGGAGACGAAGCCGTGAAGCTGCCAGTGAAAGTCGTGGCTTATCCCCCACCAGACTTCCAGTG GTACAAGGACGGGAAGCTAATTCCCAAGCAATCTCAATCTTCAATGCAGATCAAGGATGTGTCGGAGCAGCACGCTGGGACATACACACTGGTTCTGCGGAACAGGCTGGCGGGGCTGGAGAAGCACATCAGCCTCCAGTTAATCGTCAATG TTCCTCCACGCATCCATGAGAAGGAAGCCTCTTCCCCCAGCATCTACTCCCGGAGGAGCCCCCAGGCCCTCACCTGCACAGTCTATGGCATCCCAGCACCGGAGGTGATCCAGTGGCAGTGGAGGCCGTGGATGCCCTGTCGGATGTTCTCCCGCCGCAGCCT CAATAGCAGGCACCGGGCAGCAAGGCGGCATCAGCGTGACCGGATGCCTGAGTGCAAGGACTGGAAAGATGTGTCGCAGCAGGATGCGGTGAACCCCATTGAGAGCATTGACACCTGGGTGGAGTTCGTGGAGGGACGGAACAAG ACAGTCAGCAAACTGGCCATCCAGGAGGCCAACGTCTCAGTCATGTACAAGTGTATCGCCTCTAATAAAGTGGGTCGAGACGAGCGGCTGATTTACTTCTACGTGACCA CCATTCCAGACGGGTTTGAGATTGAGTCCCAGCCCTCGGAAGAGCCCATAGAGGGGCAGGACCTACAGCTGAGCTGCAATGCAGACAACTACACCTATGAGAACCTGCAGTGGTATCGGCTGAACCTCTCCAAGCTCCATGACGAGGAGGGCAACCCCCTCGTGCTGGACTGCAAGAACGTCCACCACTATGCCACCAAGATGCAGGGGGAGCTGCGCTTCCAGCCCGACTCCAACGACGCGACCTTGCTGCTCACCATCCCCAACATCTCCCTGGGCGAGGAGGGAGACTATGTGTGCGAGGTGCAGAACAGGAAGACCCGGGAGAAGCACTGCCACAAGAAATACATCTCTGTGCAGG ccctggaGATCCCCCGCCTCAAGCAGAACCTGACAGACATTTGGGTGAACATCAGCGACTCCATAGAGATGCGCTGTAAGGTGGACGGCAACCACATTCCTGAAATCAGCTGGTACAAAGACGAGAAACTGGTGGAAGAAGTGTCAG GGATTGATCTGGCGGACTTCAACCAGAGGCTGAGCATTCAGAGGGTGAGGGAGGAGGATGCTGGGCTCTACCTGTGCAGCGTCTGCAACGCTAAGGGCTGTGTGAACTCCTCGGCCAGCGTCTCTGTGGAAG GCTCTGATGACAGGACCAATGTGGAGATTGTCATCCTGATTGGGACTGGGATTATCGCTGTTTTCTTCTGGATCCTCCTTATCCTTATCTTCTGTAACATCAAAAGG CCTGCCCACGCAGACATCAAGACAGGCTACCTCTCCATCATCATGGACCCTGGCGAGGTGCCCTTGGAGGAGCAGTGCGAGTACCTGCCCTATGATTCCAGCAAGTGGGAGTTCCCACGAGACCGCCTGCGCCTAG GTAAAGTCCTGGGTCACGGTGCCTTTGGGAAGGTGGTGGAAGCATCAGCATTTGGGATCAATAAAAGTAACAGCTGTGAGACTGTAGCAGTCAAAATGCTGAAAG AGGGAGCTACTGCAAGCGAGCACAAGGCACTGATGTCAGAGCTGAAGATCCTCATTCACATCGGGAATCATCTCAACGTGGTGAATTTGCTGGGTGCCTGTACAAAACCCAATG GTCCACTCATGGTTATTGTTGAGTTCTGCAAGTATGGAAACCTCTCCAACTATCTGCGGACCAAGCGGGAAGGATTCAGTCCTTACAGG GAGAAGTCTCCCAGGCTGCGTATTCAGGTCCAGTCCATCGTGGAGGCAGTGAGGGCAGACAGGAGGAGTCGTTCCGGGACTAGCGACAGCGCTATCTTCAACCGCTTTCTGATGCACAAGAGCCAGCCCGCGCAGCCGATCCAGGAAG TGGATGACTTGTGGCAAAGTCCCTTGACAATGGAAGACCTGATCTGCTACAGCTTCCAGGTAGCACGTGGCATGGAGTTTCTGGCATCCCGGAAG TGCATCCACAGAGACCTGGCAGCTCGCAATATCCTGCTGTCAGAGAACAATGTGGTAAAGATCTGTGACTTCGGCCTGGCCCGGGATATCTACAAGGACCCCGACTATGTCAGGAAAGGCAGT gCCCGTCTCCCACTGAAGTGGATGGCTCCAGAGAGCATCTTCGACAAGGTCTACACTACCCAGAGTGATGTCTGGTCCTTTGGGGTCCTCCTCTGGGAAATCTTCTCGCTAG GGGCATCTCCGTACCCTGGAGTCCAGATCAACGAGGAGTTCTGTCAGAGGCTCAAAGATGGTACCAGGATGAGAGCCCCAGAGTATGCCACATCAGAAAT TTACCGTATAATGCTGAGCTGCTGGCACGGCGATCCCAAGGAGAGACCAACCTTCTCCGACCTGGTGGAGATACTGGGGAACCTTCTTCAGGAAAACGTCCAGCAG GAAGGGAAGGATTACATCCCGCTGAATGACTCTCACAGCTCAGAAGATGATGGTTTCTCCCAGGTGCCTTCCTCTGCCCAGCAAAACTCAGATGAAGAGGACTTTGACATGAGGATACGCTGCCACAGCCTAGCAGCAAG ATACTACAACTGTGTCTCGTTCCCTGGTTGTTTGACGGGAGGAAATCAGATCAGGTGTCCATCCAGGATAAAGACATTTGAAGAGTTTCCCATGACACATACAATGTACAAGGCACACCCG GACAATCAGACAGACAGTGGGATGGTTCTGGCATCTGAGGAATTTGAGAGGATAGAAAACCGACACAGAAAAGAAGGTGGATTCAG TAAAGGGCCCAGCCGAACTGCGGAGCTGCCAGGGGAACAGTCAGACCTGCGGGGCAGGTGTCGGCCGTTGTACGTGTCCCAAGTCGGAGGCCAGACTTTTTACAACAGTGAATACGGGGAGCTGTCAGAACACTCTGAGGACGGCAGCTGCACCCCGCCTGGAGAGGGGGCCAGTCCCCCCACTCTCCACGCTTCCTTCTTCTCTGAGCAGTACTAA